A stretch of Microbulbifer sp. SAOS-129_SWC DNA encodes these proteins:
- a CDS encoding BCCT family transporter, producing the protein MVGILLVLAVTAADQQQFVAITTAINAAIIDNFSWLFLYAAVALLGLCLLVYFSPLGRVRIGGADAEPIYSPFRWFAVSLTTVIAMGILFWAVAEPVVHFRQPPDFAGVAAGSDGAMRFAMATVFVHWTLAPYAIYTVAALTFALGFYNCGHGFSVGTLFRPLLGRHLRRPVAEAIDALVLFAVVVGMSAVLSAGLLLIGDGLRALFAIPASPGVYAATAAFIVGVALLSASSGLRQGIQVLARINTVLFVLLMLYLLVVGPSGFIGRVGGEALLDYVVDFFPRQLLLDEPAGSRWSGWWTTAFYASWFAWAPLSCLFLGKIARGYTVRQFIRVNLLLPSLFSILWFCAFGLSALYFDAQTGGGMFAVYREQGLSAMAYQLFGYFPGAYLLSLFFIFACFISFITATDSNTDAIGGLCMRSVDATHLSSPFGVKFLWAGLIGVVGWCSATYLGSDGIKMLANLAGLPGVLIVLGAGASLVIMTLRR; encoded by the coding sequence CTGGTGGGTATCCTGTTGGTGTTGGCGGTGACCGCGGCAGATCAGCAGCAGTTTGTGGCGATCACTACCGCGATCAATGCCGCCATTATCGACAATTTCTCGTGGCTGTTCCTGTATGCCGCGGTCGCCTTACTGGGGTTGTGCCTGCTGGTCTATTTCTCGCCGCTGGGGCGCGTGCGGATCGGCGGAGCCGATGCCGAGCCGATCTATTCGCCATTTCGCTGGTTTGCGGTCTCCCTGACCACTGTCATTGCCATGGGCATTCTGTTCTGGGCGGTGGCGGAGCCGGTAGTACATTTTCGCCAGCCACCGGACTTTGCCGGCGTCGCCGCGGGTAGTGATGGTGCCATGCGCTTTGCGATGGCAACGGTATTTGTACACTGGACGCTTGCCCCCTATGCCATCTACACGGTGGCCGCGCTGACATTTGCGTTGGGGTTCTACAACTGTGGTCACGGCTTTTCGGTCGGAACGCTATTTCGCCCGCTACTGGGGCGACACCTGCGTCGGCCGGTGGCGGAAGCGATTGATGCGCTGGTGCTGTTTGCGGTGGTGGTTGGCATGTCGGCGGTGCTCAGTGCCGGGCTATTGCTGATCGGCGATGGGTTGCGGGCACTGTTTGCCATTCCGGCATCGCCGGGTGTCTATGCGGCGACCGCCGCTTTTATTGTCGGGGTCGCGCTGCTATCGGCCTCCAGTGGTCTGCGGCAGGGTATTCAGGTGCTGGCACGGATCAATACGGTGCTTTTTGTGTTGCTGATGCTGTATCTGCTGGTGGTGGGGCCGAGCGGGTTTATTGGTCGGGTAGGTGGCGAAGCGCTGCTGGATTATGTCGTGGACTTCTTTCCCCGCCAGTTATTGCTGGATGAGCCCGCCGGCAGTCGCTGGTCCGGCTGGTGGACCACGGCCTTCTACGCCAGCTGGTTTGCCTGGGCGCCGTTGTCGTGCCTGTTTCTGGGCAAGATCGCCCGGGGTTATACCGTGCGGCAGTTTATCCGGGTGAACCTGCTGCTGCCGTCGTTGTTCAGTATCCTGTGGTTTTGCGCGTTCGGCTTGTCCGCGCTGTATTTTGATGCGCAGACTGGTGGCGGTATGTTTGCGGTTTACCGCGAACAGGGACTGTCAGCGATGGCGTATCAGCTGTTCGGCTACTTTCCCGGTGCTTACCTTTTAAGCCTGTTTTTTATTTTTGCCTGCTTTATTTCCTTCATTACAGCCACGGACTCCAATACCGATGCGATTGGCGGTCTCTGTATGCGGTCGGTGGATGCCACGCATTTGAGTTCGCCGTTTGGTGTGAAGTTTCTGTGGGCCGGGTTGATTGGTGTGGTGGGGTGGTGCAGTGCGACTTATCTGGGGAGTGATGGGATTAAGATGTTGGCAAATCTGGCGGGGTTGCCTGGGGTTTTGATTGTTTTGGGGGCCGGGGCTAGTCTCGTAATAATGACTCTTAGGCGGTAG
- a CDS encoding DUF4197 domain-containing protein: MNKYWLLAGALVLGGCQNMEAVSPWVDVGNQIAKNAGYDTDSRLARGIKDVLYTSTDRASAALSQSGAFHLQLPASVQPLARTLRQYGLGSYVDQLELAMNRGAEQAAAESAPVFKQAITGMSVNDALGIVRGSDTAATDYFRGQTESALHARYQPIVEANLRKTGFYDQYKSMLAAYNKLPIANKPSMDLEGYVVDSSMSALFGRIGREEALIRKDPVARGSVLIGQVFGEG; encoded by the coding sequence ATGAACAAGTACTGGTTACTGGCCGGGGCGCTGGTGTTGGGCGGCTGTCAGAATATGGAAGCGGTGAGCCCCTGGGTGGATGTGGGCAACCAGATCGCGAAGAACGCCGGTTACGATACGGACTCGCGCCTGGCGCGGGGTATCAAGGATGTGCTCTACACCAGCACCGACCGCGCCAGCGCGGCGCTGTCGCAGTCCGGGGCCTTCCATCTGCAGCTGCCCGCGTCGGTGCAGCCGCTGGCCAGGACTCTGCGCCAGTATGGGCTCGGCAGCTATGTGGACCAGCTGGAGCTGGCGATGAATCGCGGTGCAGAGCAGGCGGCGGCCGAATCGGCGCCGGTATTCAAGCAGGCGATCACCGGGATGAGTGTCAACGATGCGCTGGGGATTGTCCGCGGCAGTGATACCGCCGCGACCGATTACTTCCGCGGCCAGACCGAAAGTGCGCTGCACGCCCGCTACCAGCCGATCGTTGAGGCGAACCTGCGCAAAACCGGGTTCTACGATCAGTACAAGAGCATGCTGGCGGCTTACAACAAGTTGCCGATTGCGAACAAGCCGAGCATGGATCTGGAAGGGTATGTGGTCGATAGCAGCATGTCTGCGCTGTTCGGACGGATTGGCAGGGAAGAGGCGCTGATTCGCAAGGATCCGGTGGCGCGGGGTAGTGTGCTGATTGGGCAGGTTTTTGGGGAGGGGTGA